The nucleotide window aacataagaaaacagtgttttgaGTTGAAGTTGACCAACTGCTGCATAGAAAATATGCTAACATACAACAGTCAAGTTGAAGCCTGTGCATAGAGAAGATAAAGCACTTATGGTAACTGCAAATGGTAACAAGTCCTTAAAGTTTGTACAACCTAGCATGGGTCCATAAGGAGAAAACTGTAGTAGAAATGGttagaacaaaaaataaagtagaaacgGGGGAAActtgagagagaagaaagcagcAAGGAAAAAAGACTTTCAATTGTATAAAATTCACAAACCAGTAAAGTATAAAGACACCATGGAAAAATGGTTAACTCTGCCGCAAACACCCAACAGCAAACAAAACCAGAATGAATAAGCCTTTGGCAGAcaattttagaaatttgaatGTTACATTTCTCAATAATTCACAAACAATATATTATAtggtatatttatattaaatactgGGAAACCAATGTTGTAAATTTGATGCTTATAATGCTTTAGCCAATGAGCGCACGATGATATCAATCAAGCTAAATGAATGCTGGTGTTATCACAACAGTGCTCATTTATGAAACAACTGTTACCAATTCGTGCTTTAACAGTGCTAAAATACAGTCAAGTTATCATCTATGAAGGGAAACAAAGGTCTCTAGCTTTTCTGGGATATGCCCTTTATAATATATTCTATGATTCACTATGACACGAGCAGCAAGACACTGCAATGTGGTATGATTTATAGGCTGGATCAAATTTTTAGCTATTTCCTTCTCATCCAGCAAGTCACTAGCAGTTTGTTTGTGCAAGTTTGTGGCATCAAAATGTGCACCTGATTTAATAAGGAGATTCATGATGTCTGGATGATTGTTAAGAGCAGCGATATGTAGGGGACTGTTGTCATCCGAGTCTCTGACGTTCACATCAGCACCACATTCTATCAGTATCGCAGTAACTTGTAGAGATGGAAATTTACAAACAGGGTACCGCCCTACACATGTAGTATTCTTGTccacagccagatgaagagggcTGAAGTTATTCTTTCCCCTTGGATGCAGCTTAAGAAACCTGTATATAGTCTGCTTTTTGAAATGGTCCTGTTCTAGAGTACAAGGAACTTTCTCTAACAAGCAAATTAAGTGCAAAATAATAGAAAGGGCCTTATTTAACTGTAATGGGTCAGCTGGACACTGAGTTTGTTTGATAGCTCGCTCTATTTCAAGGACGCTTTTGCAAAGTATGCCCATAAGATCATCAAATGTAACAGTAGTACCCAGCAGGCCTTTAGCCCTATCCTGTAGCATAAAGGAGAATAGTTCTGCAAAAGATAATAAGCTGCTGGCGGTCATTGGGCTTAAAGGATCCAAATTGCTCTGCTGCATATCCAAAGCATACTTCCATAGGTTGATGCATCGTTTGAAATTTCCAGAGTCTGCATAGACAGCGCCTCTATATCTAATATAGTAAGAGGTATCAGGATGAGAAGGACCAAGAATACGTTCTCTGATTAATAGTGCCTGCATTCTCATCTCATCAGGATCAGCAATAAGACCTTCTAGCTCTTCCGCACTGTTCACCTCCTTGGCATAATCATAAGCCATTATTAGTGTCTGTGGCACTGGTTTACTAATAATATTCGTTCTATCACTGTACCTCATGTTCATTGCCTTTTTCCAGTATTTCAAAGCCCCAAGCAGATCTCTTTTTTTGTCTACAAATGTAGCTCCCAGAAGCTCTAGTGCATTAATACGTTCTGTCTTGCTGG belongs to Theropithecus gelada isolate Dixy chromosome 6, Tgel_1.0, whole genome shotgun sequence and includes:
- the FEM1C gene encoding protein fem-1 homolog C, which encodes MDLKTAVFNAARDGKLRLLTKLLASKSKEEVSSLISEKTNGATPLLMAARYGHLDMVEFLLEQCSASIEVGGSVNFDGETIEGAPPLWAASAAGHLKVVQSLLNHGASVNNTTLTNSTPLRAACFDGHLEIVKYLVEHKADLEVSNRHGHTCLMISCYKGHKEIAQYLLEKGADVNRKSVKGNTALHDCAESGSLDIMKMLLMYCAKMEKDGYGMTPLLSASVTGHTNIVDFLTHHAQTSKTERINALELLGATFVDKKRDLLGALKYWKKAMNMRYSDRTNIISKPVPQTLIMAYDYAKEVNSAEELEGLIADPDEMRMQALLIRERILGPSHPDTSYYIRYRGAVYADSGNFKRCINLWKYALDMQQSNLDPLSPMTASSLLSFAELFSFMLQDRAKGLLGTTVTFDDLMGILCKSVLEIERAIKQTQCPADPLQLNKALSIILHLICLLEKVPCTLEQDHFKKQTIYRFLKLHPRGKNNFSPLHLAVDKNTTCVGRYPVCKFPSLQVTAILIECGADVNVRDSDDNSPLHIAALNNHPDIMNLLIKSGAHFDATNLHKQTASDLLDEKEIAKNLIQPINHTTLQCLAARVIVNHRIYYKGHIPEKLETFVSLHR